Proteins encoded together in one Bradyrhizobium sp. CB82 window:
- a CDS encoding enolase C-terminal domain-like protein, protein MTETIRITRFVARPVIVPMNLPLQTSTGAVARAPLVLIDCETDLGVRGHAYLFSITPSALKPLTAMVGEMADMIAGDELLPFEIERKLTQRFTLLGLAGLQRLAQSGIDMAAWDALARTKGLPLARLLGGAPKPVRAYNSKGLGIMPAGAAVDDAQKLLAEGFHAAKIRVGRPEAREDLSVVRAVRRAVGDQVTLMCDYNQALTVAEAIRRGEMLDDEGLLWIEEPIRHDDHAGCARVADALRTPVQIGENFDSAFSMLSALSAEACDFVMPDVQRIGGVTGWLRAASLAHAAGIEMSTHLFSEVSAHLLCVTPTAHWLEYVDWADAVLATRLTIKDGFALPSEEPGNGIAWDEAAVRKYLAA, encoded by the coding sequence ATGACCGAGACCATCCGCATCACGCGCTTTGTCGCGCGCCCCGTCATCGTGCCGATGAACCTGCCGCTCCAAACCTCGACCGGCGCCGTCGCCAGGGCACCATTGGTGCTGATCGACTGCGAGACCGACCTAGGCGTGCGCGGCCATGCCTATCTGTTCTCGATCACGCCCTCCGCCTTGAAGCCGCTGACCGCGATGGTCGGTGAGATGGCCGATATGATCGCCGGCGACGAGCTCCTGCCGTTCGAGATCGAGCGCAAGCTGACCCAGCGCTTCACGCTGCTGGGGCTGGCCGGCCTGCAACGCCTGGCGCAATCCGGCATCGACATGGCGGCCTGGGACGCGCTGGCCCGCACCAAGGGCCTGCCGCTCGCGCGCCTGCTTGGCGGCGCACCGAAGCCGGTGCGCGCCTATAATTCGAAGGGGCTCGGCATCATGCCGGCCGGTGCCGCCGTGGACGACGCGCAAAAACTGCTGGCCGAAGGCTTTCACGCCGCAAAGATCCGCGTCGGTCGCCCCGAAGCGCGGGAGGACCTCAGTGTGGTGCGCGCGGTGCGCAGGGCGGTCGGCGATCAGGTGACGCTGATGTGCGACTACAACCAGGCGCTCACGGTTGCCGAGGCCATCCGCCGCGGCGAGATGCTCGACGACGAGGGTCTGCTCTGGATCGAGGAGCCGATCCGGCATGACGACCATGCCGGCTGCGCCCGCGTCGCGGACGCGCTCCGCACTCCCGTTCAGATCGGCGAGAATTTCGACAGCGCCTTTTCGATGCTGTCAGCGCTTTCCGCCGAGGCCTGCGACTTCGTGATGCCCGACGTGCAGCGCATCGGCGGCGTCACCGGCTGGCTGCGCGCCGCCTCTCTAGCGCATGCCGCCGGCATCGAGATGTCGACGCACCTGTTCTCGGAGGTGAGCGCGCATCTGCTTTGCGTCACGCCGACGGCGCATTGGCTGGAATATGTCGACTGGGCCGACGCCGTGCTGGCAACGCGACTGACGATCAAGGACGGTTTTGCATTGCCGAGCGAGGAGCCCGGCAACGGCATTGCGTGGGACGAGGCGGCGGTGAGGAAATACTTGGCCGCTTGA
- a CDS encoding ABC transporter substrate-binding protein: protein MRVTGRMLFALVVAVVSLGAMSQQRAEDPATDSEIRIGNIMPYSGPLAEFGAIGKAEAAYFDMINERGGINGRKVRFITRDDNSDPATALELTRGLIEKDDVLLMFGSFGTPGNLATRWYLNQRKIPQLFVASGDEELSRPRAFPWTMGWQPSYKAEGRIYANYIQAYYPARKIVVLWQNDQFGRDLFKGIEEGLGDLNRFVIVDIAFDITDEHLEGHVSILKRAGADIFVFLGVSSTASQVIKLAASLNWHPVFIVNDASASIANALAPAGIENSAGVISAAFLKDPSDPAWRDDPSMKDWFTFMDKYHRIESTNNNAALYGYAAAESLTQVLKQCGDDLSRENIMRQASSLRDNQPSVALPGIKMNTSPDNYLPIKQMRLEQFDGRSWQSFGDVIETAFTEGRKH, encoded by the coding sequence ATGCGTGTGACCGGCAGGATGCTGTTCGCGTTGGTGGTCGCCGTCGTCTCGCTGGGCGCCATGTCACAGCAGCGTGCCGAGGATCCGGCGACCGACTCCGAGATTCGCATCGGCAACATCATGCCCTATTCGGGCCCGCTTGCGGAATTTGGCGCGATCGGCAAGGCGGAGGCGGCCTATTTCGACATGATCAACGAGCGCGGCGGGATCAACGGCCGCAAGGTCCGCTTCATCACGCGTGACGACAATTCAGATCCTGCGACCGCGCTGGAGCTGACGCGCGGACTGATCGAGAAGGACGACGTGCTGTTGATGTTCGGCTCGTTCGGCACGCCCGGCAATCTCGCCACGCGCTGGTATCTCAACCAGCGGAAGATCCCGCAGCTCTTCGTCGCGTCCGGCGACGAGGAGCTGAGCCGACCCAGGGCGTTTCCCTGGACGATGGGCTGGCAGCCCTCCTACAAGGCGGAGGGGCGCATCTATGCCAATTACATCCAAGCCTATTATCCCGCGCGCAAGATCGTCGTGCTCTGGCAGAACGACCAGTTCGGGCGCGATCTGTTCAAAGGCATCGAGGAAGGCTTGGGCGACCTCAACCGCTTCGTCATCGTCGATATCGCCTTCGACATTACCGACGAGCATCTCGAAGGGCACGTGTCGATCCTGAAGCGCGCGGGCGCGGACATCTTCGTCTTTCTCGGCGTATCCTCGACGGCATCCCAGGTGATCAAGCTCGCGGCCAGTCTCAACTGGCACCCCGTCTTCATCGTGAACGACGCCTCCGCCTCGATCGCCAACGCGCTGGCCCCGGCTGGCATTGAAAATTCCGCTGGTGTGATCTCGGCGGCCTTCCTGAAGGACCCGAGCGACCCGGCCTGGCGTGACGATCCCAGCATGAAGGACTGGTTCACCTTCATGGACAAGTACCATCGTATAGAAAGCACGAACAACAATGCCGCGCTCTATGGCTATGCTGCGGCCGAATCACTCACGCAGGTGTTGAAGCAATGTGGCGACGATCTGTCCCGCGAGAACATCATGCGGCAGGCCTCGTCTCTCAGGGACAATCAGCCCTCGGTCGCATTGCCCGGCATCAAGATGAACACGTCCCCGGACAACTACCTGCCGATCAAGCAGATGCGGCTCGAGCAGTTCGACGGCCGCTCCTGGCAGTCGTTCGGCGATGTGATCGAGACCGCGTTCACGGAAGGCCGCAAGCACTGA
- a CDS encoding alpha/beta hydrolase, translating to MKHYLAFFLLLTSTTAFAHGLFPAPSQPPSDLMRTGLTDTDSSAGGTGRLCDQVSFSRGLRYGDSEQNVLDVATSETKTATLQPILLFVAGDSFTGDGAAPDTAREFQDEAMCFAARNGMVGVRVNYRLAPAAPWPSGARDVAAALSWIHQNVDLFNGDAREIVAVGYAAGAFHVASLLAHPELQGTDTDVAGVVLISGIYRAGKDASDSERAYFGSDPAQYDKRSAFPGILNVEEPIVLAWAAVDPAGLVTQGEALKQALCGAGHCPRTTILRSRDGIASVFGLDGSADSLAEPTLLLVRQLEARGLP from the coding sequence ATGAAGCACTATCTCGCATTTTTCCTTTTGCTGACCAGCACGACGGCCTTCGCGCACGGACTGTTTCCCGCCCCGTCGCAACCGCCATCCGATCTGATGCGCACGGGCCTCACTGATACGGACTCCTCCGCCGGCGGCACGGGGCGGCTGTGCGATCAGGTTTCGTTCTCGCGGGGCCTGCGTTATGGCGACAGCGAGCAGAATGTCCTTGACGTCGCGACCAGCGAGACCAAGACGGCAACGTTGCAGCCGATCCTGCTGTTCGTGGCCGGCGACAGCTTCACCGGCGACGGCGCCGCACCCGACACGGCGCGCGAGTTCCAGGACGAGGCGATGTGCTTTGCCGCGCGCAACGGCATGGTCGGCGTGCGCGTGAACTACCGCCTTGCACCGGCCGCCCCTTGGCCTTCCGGCGCACGCGACGTCGCGGCCGCCCTGTCGTGGATCCACCAGAATGTCGATCTCTTCAACGGCGATGCCCGTGAGATCGTCGCGGTCGGCTATGCCGCCGGAGCCTTTCACGTCGCGAGCCTGCTCGCGCATCCGGAATTGCAGGGCACCGACACAGACGTTGCCGGAGTCGTGCTGATCTCCGGCATTTATCGCGCGGGTAAGGACGCGAGTGACAGCGAGAGGGCCTATTTCGGCTCCGACCCCGCCCAATATGACAAGCGCTCCGCCTTTCCGGGCATCCTCAATGTCGAGGAACCGATCGTGCTGGCCTGGGCCGCGGTCGACCCGGCGGGCCTGGTGACGCAGGGCGAAGCGCTGAAGCAGGCGCTTTGCGGCGCCGGCCACTGCCCGCGCACGACCATCCTGCGCAGCCGCGATGGCATCGCCTCCGTCTTCGGACTCGACGGCTCCGCCGACAGCCTCGCCGAGCCGACGCTGCTGCTGGTCCGCCAGCTCGAGGCGCGCGGATTGCCGTAG
- a CDS encoding DUF3606 domain-containing protein — MADSKSKRGRADCALVAFGERYEVAYWSKKFAGVPADGAAGSNFESLSKLNCTIDLNAIRRKDGSGASCSFQPGN, encoded by the coding sequence ATGGCCGACAGCAAGTCCAAACGGGGCAGGGCGGACTGCGCCCTGGTTGCGTTCGGCGAGCGCTACGAGGTCGCCTACTGGTCGAAGAAGTTCGCCGGCGTGCCGGCGGATGGCGCCGCGGGATCGAACTTCGAGAGCCTGTCGAAGCTGAACTGCACGATCGATCTGAACGCCATCCGCCGGAAGGACGGCAGCGGCGCGAGCTGCTCGTTCCAGCCGGGGAATTAG
- a CDS encoding ABC transporter substrate-binding protein, which yields MSVSSFDLTRRNVVLGGLGIAGLTAITPRVAWSQARSETLLVVQELGPNSLDMHGVGSNQTVNGLSWNCYDRLLTYASRTLPDGMPSYDREKLAPELAESWEVAADGMSCTFKLRQDARFHDGTPVTAKDVKWSFDRAVKVGGFPTFQMSAGSLEKPEQFVVVDDHTFRIDYIRKDKMLLFNVAVVVPFIINSELAKKNATPEDPWALAWLKNNEAGGGAYKVESWKPGSETVLRRFDDWKSGPLPQIKRVIARDVPSPGTRRAMLERGDADLSSGFAPRDFEQIIREGKVKVSGVPIPNALWYVALNTARPPFDNVKLRQALAWAMPYEQIQTSAFFGRAVPMYGGPADVSKAVWPQPFPYVTDLDKAKALMKEAGFEAGLETTLSLDAGTATVGEPTAILIQESLGKIGIKVSIDKIPGASWRTTLNKKELPLALNRFSGWLDYPEYYFYWNFHGNNSIFNISSYQNKAMDALIDRARFIADAAEYEKTVKDFIALCMRDVPVVPLNQPIHDVAMQRGVTGYEFWFHREPDYRQFAKA from the coding sequence ATGAGTGTTTCGTCTTTTGATCTGACCCGCCGCAACGTCGTGCTTGGTGGCCTGGGCATTGCCGGACTGACGGCGATCACGCCGCGCGTTGCCTGGTCGCAGGCGCGTTCGGAGACACTGCTGGTCGTGCAGGAGCTGGGACCAAACTCGCTCGACATGCATGGCGTCGGCTCCAACCAGACCGTCAACGGCCTGTCCTGGAACTGCTACGATCGCCTCTTGACCTATGCGTCCAGGACGCTGCCGGACGGCATGCCATCCTATGATCGCGAAAAGCTCGCGCCTGAACTCGCCGAGAGCTGGGAGGTCGCAGCCGACGGAATGTCGTGCACCTTCAAGCTAAGGCAGGACGCAAGATTTCACGACGGGACACCGGTCACGGCGAAAGACGTCAAATGGTCGTTTGACCGTGCGGTGAAGGTCGGCGGCTTTCCGACCTTTCAGATGTCGGCGGGATCGCTGGAAAAGCCCGAGCAGTTCGTGGTCGTCGACGACCATACTTTTCGGATCGACTATATCCGCAAGGACAAGATGCTGCTGTTCAACGTGGCGGTCGTCGTTCCCTTCATCATCAACTCCGAACTCGCCAAAAAGAACGCAACGCCCGAGGACCCCTGGGCGCTGGCCTGGCTCAAGAACAACGAGGCTGGCGGCGGAGCCTACAAGGTCGAGAGCTGGAAGCCCGGCAGCGAGACCGTGTTGAGGCGGTTCGACGACTGGAAGAGCGGACCGTTGCCACAGATCAAGCGCGTGATTGCCCGCGACGTTCCTTCCCCCGGCACGCGCCGCGCGATGCTCGAGAGGGGTGATGCCGATCTCTCGAGCGGATTTGCGCCTCGCGATTTCGAGCAGATCATCAGGGAAGGCAAGGTCAAGGTGTCGGGCGTTCCGATCCCCAACGCGCTCTGGTACGTCGCGCTGAACACCGCAAGACCACCGTTCGATAACGTCAAGCTGCGGCAGGCACTCGCATGGGCAATGCCCTACGAGCAGATCCAGACCAGCGCGTTCTTTGGGCGCGCCGTCCCGATGTACGGCGGACCAGCGGATGTCTCAAAGGCGGTCTGGCCGCAACCGTTTCCTTACGTCACCGATCTCGACAAGGCCAAGGCCCTGATGAAAGAGGCTGGATTTGAGGCAGGCCTGGAAACGACACTGTCGCTCGATGCGGGCACCGCCACGGTCGGTGAGCCGACGGCCATTCTGATCCAGGAGAGTCTCGGCAAGATCGGAATCAAGGTATCGATCGACAAGATTCCCGGTGCAAGCTGGCGCACGACGTTGAACAAGAAAGAGCTGCCGCTCGCGCTCAACCGCTTCAGCGGCTGGCTGGATTACCCCGAATACTATTTCTACTGGAACTTTCACGGCAACAACTCGATCTTCAACATCTCCTCGTACCAGAACAAGGCCATGGACGCGCTGATCGACAGAGCGCGGTTCATCGCGGATGCGGCGGAGTATGAAAAGACCGTGAAGGATTTCATCGCGCTCTGCATGCGTGACGTTCCGGTCGTTCCGCTCAACCAACCGATTCACGACGTTGCCATGCAAAGGGGCGTCACCGGCTACGAGTTCTGGTTTCACCGTGAGCCGGACTATCGTCAGTTTGCGAAAGCCTAG
- the hydA gene encoding dihydropyrimidinase: MPLLIRGGTVINHDHSRRADVLVDGESIVAVGASIDTPAGTEMIDAGGCFVMPGGIDPHTHLEMPFMGTVTADDFESGTKAALVGGTTMVVDFCLPDPGQSMLAAYQEWRRKSEKAASDYGFHMAVTSWSKQIFDEMETVVKTYGINTFKHFMAYKGALMVNDDELYNSFARCAHLGAMPVVHAENGDVVALMQEALIARGITGPEGHAYSRPPEVEGEATNRAIMIADMTGTPVYIVHTSCREAHEAIARARAAGKRVYGEPLIQHLLLDAGEYASKDWDHSAQRVMSPPFRDKSHQDSLWAGLQCGSLQVVATDHCAFTTEQKRFGREDFRRIPNGTGGLEDRLPLLWTAGVTTGRLTKEEFVAVTSANIARILNIYPRKGAVAVGSDADLVVWDPKARKTISAKRQMSRIDYNVFEGFECTGGPAVTVSRGRIVWKDGNLRAEAGDGRYVERPAFSPVHVANSTWKELTAPRGVERGAVTP; encoded by the coding sequence ATGCCCCTCCTCATTCGCGGCGGCACCGTCATCAACCATGATCATTCGCGCCGTGCGGACGTGTTGGTCGACGGAGAATCCATCGTCGCAGTTGGCGCGTCGATCGATACGCCGGCGGGCACCGAAATGATCGACGCCGGCGGCTGCTTCGTGATGCCGGGTGGCATCGATCCGCATACCCATCTCGAAATGCCGTTCATGGGCACGGTCACGGCCGATGATTTCGAATCCGGCACGAAAGCGGCGCTCGTCGGCGGCACCACCATGGTGGTGGATTTCTGCCTGCCCGATCCCGGCCAATCGATGCTCGCGGCCTACCAGGAGTGGCGTCGCAAATCCGAGAAGGCAGCGAGCGACTACGGCTTCCACATGGCAGTGACGTCATGGTCGAAGCAAATCTTCGACGAGATGGAGACCGTGGTCAAAACCTACGGCATCAACACCTTCAAGCACTTCATGGCCTACAAGGGCGCTCTGATGGTGAACGATGACGAACTCTACAACTCGTTCGCGCGCTGCGCCCATCTCGGCGCCATGCCAGTGGTTCATGCCGAGAACGGCGACGTCGTCGCGCTGATGCAGGAGGCATTGATCGCGCGCGGCATCACCGGCCCCGAAGGCCACGCCTATTCGCGGCCGCCGGAGGTCGAGGGCGAAGCCACCAACCGCGCCATCATGATCGCGGACATGACCGGCACGCCGGTTTATATCGTGCACACCAGCTGCCGCGAAGCGCACGAGGCGATCGCACGGGCGCGCGCGGCGGGAAAGCGGGTCTATGGCGAGCCGCTGATCCAGCACCTGCTGCTCGATGCCGGCGAATATGCCAGCAAGGACTGGGACCATTCTGCGCAGCGCGTGATGTCGCCGCCGTTCCGCGACAAGTCGCACCAGGACAGCCTATGGGCCGGCCTGCAATGCGGCTCGCTCCAGGTGGTCGCGACCGACCACTGCGCCTTCACGACCGAACAGAAGCGGTTCGGCCGCGAGGACTTCCGGAGAATCCCGAACGGCACCGGCGGCCTCGAAGACCGCCTGCCGCTGCTGTGGACCGCGGGCGTTACGACCGGGCGGCTGACGAAGGAGGAGTTCGTCGCGGTGACCTCAGCCAACATCGCCCGCATCCTCAACATCTATCCGCGCAAGGGCGCGGTCGCGGTCGGTTCGGATGCCGACCTCGTCGTATGGGACCCCAAAGCGCGCAAGACGATCTCTGCAAAACGCCAGATGAGCCGTATCGACTACAACGTGTTCGAGGGATTCGAATGCACGGGCGGACCGGCCGTAACGGTCTCGCGCGGCCGGATCGTCTGGAAGGACGGAAACCTGCGCGCCGAAGCCGGCGACGGCCGCTATGTCGAACGACCGGCGTTTTCGCCGGTGCATGTGGCCAATTCGACCTGGAAGGAGTTGACTGCTCCGCGCGGCGTCGAACGCGGTGCGGTGACGCCGTAA
- a CDS encoding IS1182 family transposase, translated as MMAADELFGDLPEQAKPQAGAAPLAAPRLREPQRDQIELRAVDIESLIGEDHPVRLIWSYVEELDLSELENRIKARGDRPGHPATSPRLLLALWLYATSEGVGSARALERLCESHDAYRWLCGGVSVNHHTLADFRVGCADLLDRLLCEHLAVLAKVGLVNLETLAQDGVRVRASAGAASFRREATLDRHLALAEAVVEDLKREVDARSDASNQRMKAAKERAARERRARVKAAQTALAEIKQQRKEREEKRGNGKKPKEPRASTTDADARVMKMADGGFRPAYNVQVTSAAGQPIVVDIKVCNTGSDRGLMRPMLERQRARPGGLPKDHLVDGGFGSAEDIEWAHAEGIDIFCPPTQSKHGTDPHLPRRGDGPGVLAWRARMASEEGKARYKPRSICECIHARWRNWDLRQLTVRGFEKVRAVVLWYALANNILQGNRLASA; from the coding sequence ATGATGGCCGCTGATGAATTGTTTGGGGATCTGCCGGAGCAGGCAAAGCCGCAAGCCGGTGCGGCGCCGCTCGCAGCGCCGCGACTTCGTGAGCCCCAACGCGATCAAATCGAGTTGCGAGCAGTGGATATCGAGAGCCTGATCGGGGAAGACCATCCGGTGCGCCTGATCTGGTCCTATGTCGAGGAACTCGACCTGAGTGAGCTGGAGAACCGGATCAAAGCGCGGGGCGATCGGCCCGGTCACCCCGCGACATCGCCGCGGCTTTTGCTGGCGCTGTGGCTCTATGCCACCAGCGAGGGCGTCGGCAGCGCGCGCGCGTTGGAGCGGCTTTGCGAGAGCCATGACGCCTATCGTTGGCTGTGTGGCGGGGTGTCGGTGAACCATCACACGCTGGCGGACTTCCGGGTCGGTTGCGCCGACCTGCTCGACCGGCTGCTTTGCGAGCATTTGGCGGTGCTGGCGAAGGTCGGCCTCGTCAATCTGGAAACGCTGGCGCAGGACGGTGTTCGGGTCCGGGCCAGCGCCGGGGCCGCTTCGTTCCGGCGGGAGGCGACGCTCGATCGGCACCTGGCCTTGGCTGAGGCGGTGGTGGAAGACCTCAAACGCGAGGTTGACGCTCGTTCGGATGCTAGCAATCAGCGCATGAAGGCCGCCAAGGAGCGCGCCGCGCGTGAGCGCAGAGCGCGCGTCAAAGCGGCGCAGACGGCGCTCGCCGAAATCAAGCAGCAGCGCAAGGAGCGCGAAGAAAAGCGCGGCAACGGCAAGAAGCCGAAAGAGCCGCGGGCCTCCACGACGGACGCCGACGCACGGGTCATGAAGATGGCCGACGGCGGCTTCCGCCCCGCCTACAACGTGCAGGTGACGAGTGCCGCCGGCCAGCCGATCGTCGTTGACATCAAGGTCTGCAACACCGGGTCCGACCGCGGCCTGATGCGGCCCATGCTGGAGCGGCAGCGCGCGCGTCCTGGCGGGTTGCCCAAGGACCATCTCGTCGATGGCGGCTTTGGCAGTGCCGAGGACATCGAGTGGGCGCACGCCGAGGGCATCGATATCTTTTGCCCGCCCACTCAATCCAAGCACGGCACCGATCCCCATCTACCGCGACGCGGCGACGGCCCGGGGGTGTTGGCCTGGCGTGCGCGCATGGCGAGCGAAGAGGGCAAGGCCCGATACAAGCCCCGGTCGATTTGCGAGTGCATACATGCCCGCTGGCGCAACTGGGACCTGCGCCAATTGACCGTGCGCGGCTTCGAAAAGGTCCGCGCCGTCGTGCTCTGGTACGCCCTCGCCAACAACATCCTGCAAGGCAACCGCCTCGCTAGCGCATAG
- a CDS encoding SDR family NAD(P)-dependent oxidoreductase, producing the protein MPHPALSANNVAVITGGGSGIGFAAAEQFARLGMKVCIADVDPVRLTQAETKLSSIASGGADHVMAAVVDVSRPESLTELEAAVQKRFGGTDVLMNNAGIQPGSTMFGKPDTWQRIIGVNMWGIINGARIFAPGMIARGKAGLIVNTGSKQGITTPPGDPAYNVSKAGVKAFTEALQHELRNTRDCRITAHLLIPGFVFTGLTARGRTEKPTGAWTAEQTVDFMMTRLEAGDFYILCPDNDVPRELDEKRMLWAAGDIVENRPALSRWHPDYAEAFAKFVKGG; encoded by the coding sequence ATGCCGCACCCTGCCCTGTCAGCCAATAACGTTGCCGTGATAACGGGTGGCGGGTCCGGCATCGGATTCGCCGCCGCGGAACAGTTTGCGCGGCTCGGCATGAAAGTCTGCATCGCGGACGTCGATCCCGTGCGGCTGACGCAGGCCGAAACAAAACTGTCATCGATCGCATCCGGCGGCGCCGATCATGTGATGGCCGCCGTGGTGGATGTCAGCCGGCCGGAGAGCCTGACGGAACTGGAAGCCGCCGTGCAGAAACGCTTCGGCGGGACGGACGTGCTGATGAACAATGCCGGCATCCAGCCGGGCAGTACGATGTTCGGCAAGCCCGATACCTGGCAGCGCATCATCGGCGTCAACATGTGGGGCATCATCAACGGCGCGCGTATCTTTGCGCCCGGCATGATCGCGCGCGGCAAGGCCGGCCTCATCGTCAACACCGGCTCGAAGCAAGGCATCACCACGCCGCCGGGCGATCCCGCCTACAACGTCTCGAAGGCCGGCGTGAAGGCATTCACCGAGGCGCTCCAGCATGAGCTGCGCAACACCCGGGATTGCCGCATCACCGCGCACCTCTTGATCCCCGGCTTCGTCTTCACTGGACTCACCGCGCGCGGCCGCACCGAAAAGCCGACCGGCGCCTGGACGGCGGAACAAACCGTCGATTTCATGATGACGCGGCTCGAGGCCGGCGACTTCTACATCCTCTGCCCGGACAATGACGTGCCGCGCGAACTCGACGAGAAGCGCATGCTGTGGGCTGCGGGCGACATCGTCGAGAACCGGCCCGCGCTGTCGCGCTGGCACCCGGATTATGCGGAAGCGTTTGCCAAGTTTGTGAAGGGCGGTTAG
- a CDS encoding aldehyde dehydrogenase family protein, whose protein sequence is MAVSQAIPITRHPFANGSYKQMLIDGKWVDAASGRRFETRNPATGELLATVAEGDKEDIDRAVAAARSAFEGSWSKVKPFERQNLLLKLADLIEKNFDELAQLDTLDMGAPVSRTRSYKLRVLGMLRYYAGQTTAIHGETIENSLPGEIFSYTLKEPVGVVGAIIPWNGPFTATIWKIGPAIATGCTVVLKPAEEAPLTSLRIAELALEAGVPPGVINVVPGYGETAGAALASHHDVDKVAFTGSHITGQSIIRASAGNLKRVSLELGGKSPDIVFADADLDAAVPGAAMAVFANSGQICSAGTRLFVEQAIYDEFVGRVAEFGKKLQVGNGLDPNTQIGPLVSEQQLERVTGYLDVGQREGAKALAGGGRVTEGALAKGYFVSPTVFAGVQDNMRIAQEEIFGPVISAIAFKDMDELVKRANATMFGLGSGLWTRDVSKAHHVAKSLRAGSVWVNCYQAMDPAVPFGGYKMSGYGRESGKQHVEEYLNVKAVWIKTA, encoded by the coding sequence ATGGCTGTGTCGCAGGCTATTCCGATCACGCGCCATCCGTTCGCCAACGGGTCCTACAAGCAGATGCTGATCGACGGCAAATGGGTCGATGCGGCTTCTGGCAGGCGCTTCGAGACCCGCAATCCCGCGACCGGCGAACTGCTCGCAACCGTCGCCGAGGGCGACAAGGAAGACATCGATCGCGCGGTCGCGGCTGCGCGGAGCGCCTTCGAGGGGTCCTGGAGCAAGGTCAAGCCGTTCGAGCGGCAGAATCTGCTGCTCAAGCTCGCCGATCTCATCGAGAAGAATTTTGACGAACTGGCGCAGCTCGACACGCTCGACATGGGCGCGCCCGTCAGCCGCACGCGCTCCTACAAGCTGCGCGTGCTCGGCATGCTGCGCTACTACGCGGGGCAGACGACCGCCATCCACGGCGAGACCATCGAGAACTCGCTGCCGGGCGAGATCTTCTCCTACACGCTGAAGGAGCCGGTCGGTGTCGTCGGCGCCATCATTCCGTGGAACGGCCCGTTCACCGCGACGATCTGGAAGATCGGCCCTGCGATCGCGACCGGTTGCACCGTGGTGCTGAAGCCCGCGGAGGAAGCGCCGCTGACCTCGCTGCGCATCGCCGAGCTTGCGTTGGAAGCGGGCGTCCCGCCCGGGGTCATCAACGTCGTGCCCGGCTATGGCGAGACCGCCGGCGCGGCGCTCGCCTCGCATCACGACGTCGACAAGGTCGCCTTCACCGGCTCGCACATCACGGGCCAGTCGATCATCCGCGCTTCTGCCGGCAATCTCAAGCGCGTCTCGCTCGAACTCGGTGGCAAGTCGCCGGACATCGTGTTTGCCGACGCCGATCTCGATGCCGCCGTGCCGGGCGCTGCGATGGCGGTGTTCGCCAATTCCGGTCAGATCTGTAGCGCCGGCACGCGGCTGTTCGTCGAGCAGGCGATCTACGACGAGTTCGTCGGTCGCGTCGCCGAGTTCGGCAAGAAACTGCAAGTCGGCAACGGCCTCGATCCCAACACACAGATCGGCCCGCTGGTCTCCGAGCAGCAGCTCGAGCGCGTCACCGGCTATCTCGATGTCGGCCAGAGGGAAGGCGCCAAGGCGCTCGCCGGCGGTGGCCGCGTGACCGAGGGTGCGCTTGCAAAAGGCTACTTCGTCTCGCCGACCGTCTTCGCGGGCGTCCAGGACAACATGCGCATCGCGCAGGAGGAGATCTTTGGCCCCGTGATCTCCGCGATCGCGTTCAAGGACATGGACGAGCTCGTCAAGCGCGCCAACGCCACGATGTTCGGCCTCGGTTCGGGTCTGTGGACGCGTGACGTCAGCAAGGCGCATCATGTTGCCAAGTCGCTGCGTGCCGGCTCGGTCTGGGTCAATTGCTACCAGGCGATGGACCCGGCCGTGCCCTTCGGCGGTTACAAGATGAGCGGCTATGGCCGCGAATCCGGCAAGCAGCACGTCGAGGAATATCTCAATGTAAAGGCCGTCTGGATCAAGACAGCGTAA
- a CDS encoding GFA family protein, producing MAKAAVAAGTATGQCLCGKVTFEIDVPARWAWHDHSASSRRAHGAAYATYVGSWKKRFRITSGKTALTRYEDKATKTARSFCSHCGTPIAYERPRGPHMVNIPRALFNERTGRQPLYHIAIEELQEWAYTGEPLVPLKGFPGVVWQRSKTKKRASGEDPFELGREEAL from the coding sequence ATGGCCAAAGCCGCAGTCGCCGCAGGAACCGCCACCGGCCAATGCCTCTGCGGCAAGGTCACCTTCGAAATCGACGTGCCGGCGCGCTGGGCCTGGCACGATCACTCCGCATCGAGCCGCCGTGCCCACGGCGCGGCCTATGCGACCTACGTCGGAAGCTGGAAGAAGCGTTTCCGCATCACGTCGGGCAAGACCGCGCTGACCCGCTACGAGGACAAGGCGACCAAGACGGCGCGCAGCTTCTGCTCGCATTGCGGCACGCCGATCGCCTATGAGCGCCCGCGCGGCCCGCACATGGTCAACATTCCCCGCGCGCTCTTCAACGAGCGTACCGGCCGCCAGCCGCTCTATCACATCGCGATCGAGGAGCTCCAGGAATGGGCCTATACCGGCGAGCCGCTGGTGCCGCTGAAGGGCTTTCCCGGCGTGGTCTGGCAGCGCTCGAAAACGAAGAAGCGCGCTAGCGGCGAGGACCCTTTTGAGCTCGGCCGCGAGGAGGCGCTTTAG